The bacterium nucleotide sequence TTATTCTTGACCACCTCGGCTACCGGCCGGCCCTCGATTTCGTCGTGGGGGATGCCAAGCATGGCGGCCGCGGCCAGGTTCATGAGCACGAGCTTGTGATTGGCATCGGTGACGATGAGCGGTTCGGCGATGCTGGCGACGATGGTCTCCGACTTTACTTTTTCGGCGATAAGCTGATGGATGTTCATCTCCTCGTAGGTGCGCAGCCGTTCGGTCATCTTGTTGAATTCGCTCGAGAGTTCGGCGAATTCGTCGTTGCTGGTGATATCGATCTTCTGGTTGAGCTGGCCGCGGCTGATCAGGCGGATGGTGCGGGCCAGGGCGGCGGCCGGTTTGATGACGTTACGGGAAACCTGGGCGTTGGACCAGAAAGCGAAGAAGAGGGCCAGGGCGGCGGAGGTGCATACGAGGATGATGCTGTGGTTCATGGCCGCGCGGGTCATCTCGACGGTCTGGGTGGACAGGGACTGGTTGAGTTCAATGACGCGCAGGCACTGGCTCCGCAACCGCTGTTCGATCGGCACGATGCTGTCCATGTGGAAGGGGCGGGCGAGCGGGCTGTTGTCGCGGCAGAGCCGGTAAAAGGCCTCCGAGTTGGTGAGATAGACGCGATAGACGTAAAGGATACTGTCGAGGAGTGCGGTGTCGGGTTCCGGGAGGCTGGCGTCAAGCGCGCGCTGGTACCAGTTGAGAAAGCGGTCGCGGCTGCCCTGGTAACTGGCATAGGCGAGATTGATATCACCGCGCAGCATCAGGGTTTGGTCCTGGATCTGCTCGTCGAGGGCCTTGAGCATATTCTGGCTGGCGACCGCGGTCGGGATATTTTCCTTGAGAAGGGGGGTAATCGAGCGGCTGATGCGGAAAAAGCTGATGACGGCGATCAAGCTCAGCACCAGAATGATGGCGACCAGGGTATAGTAACCGGCGCCTATTTTGAATCGCAGACTGGACATGATGGCCAATATACCTTTTTTTGCTCCTTTAATCAAGCATAATGTCAGGTACAAAAAATGCTTGACAATCAACTTGATATTTAGTAAAATGAAAGCGCAAACTTGGAAGCGCTTCCTGTTCTGTTCCGGACGCGGAGGGCCGGGGAGGGATTTCCACCGCAGCAGCAGGCAACCGATCGGAGAGCGGATTGGCAGCGACCATCTACGATGTGGCGAAAAAAGCGGGTGTGGGCATCGGCACCGTCTCCCGCGCCATTAACGACAGCCCTCATATCAACCCCCGCACCAAAGCACGCATCCTCCACGTCGCCGAAGAACTCCGCTACCAGCCCCACGCCCTCGCCCAAAGCCTAGCCCGCAAAAAAACCAATACCATCGCCAGCGTCGTCCCCTTCTTCACCAATTATTTTTTCGTTGAACTCCTCAAAAGCGTCCAGCACGCCATCTCCCGCTCCCATTTTGATCTGATCCTCTACAGCGTCGACCGCATGAACCGCCGTGACAGCACGCTCGACCGCGTCCTGACGGAACGGCGCTGCGACGGCGTCCTGGTCATCTCCCTAGGGCTGATGGAGGGGTATGCCGAAAAATTCATTGAGGCGCATCTGCCCATAGTCCTGATCGATCACCTGCACGACCGGATCGACTCGGTCGCCATTGCCAACCGCGCGGGCGCTCTCACCGCGACCCGCCATCTTATCGGCCTCGGGCACCGGCGCATCGGGATGATCAACGGCCACCTCTCCAGCTATCCGGCGGTTCTGCGGCAGCAGGGATTCAAGGCCGCGCTGCAGGAGGCGGGCCTGCCCCTGGACGAACGCGCCCTGGTTATCTGCGATGCACGGGCGGGGCAGCACGGCTTCAATGAAGCGGCGGGCTATCTGGCTATGCAGCGGCTGATCGCACAGAACCACCCGCTGCCCACCGCGCTCTTTGTCGCCAGCGACGTCCAGTGCCTCGGCGTGATGCGCGCCGCCAAGGAGGCGGGATTGCGCATACCCGATGATCTGGCCCTGGTGGGCTTTGATGATATCGAATTCGCCAAATTCGTCGGCCTCACCACCATGCGCCAACCCATCGCCGCCATGGGACGGATGGCGGTGACCCGCCTGCTCGACCGCATCCTGGGAACAGAAACGGGCGAGTTTCACCGCGAGCTCGAGGCCGAACTCATCATTCGCGAAAGCTGCGGTTCGCGTCAGGCCTTTCATGTCCGGACCGAACCGTCTTCAATACCGGTAGAATCCTGAAATCCATCATCTTTAACCAGCAGCAAGGGAAACTTATGACGAACAAGGCGCTACAAAACTATCTGTGCGGGCTCGTGCTGTTTTGCCTGTTCCTCCCCCTGGTCGCCTTCGCCGGTACCACCGGCAAGATCGTCGGCACTGTGAAGGATGACAAAACAGGCGAGACCCTCCCCGGCGTCAATGTGGTGCTGGAAGGCACCATGCTGGGCGCCGTAACCGACATGGATGGCTACCTCATGATCATCAATGTTCCACCAGGTACCTACACCATGCAGGTCAAGATGATCGGGTATCAGCAAAAGTCGGTCTCGAACGTCAAGGTCTCCGTCGACATGACCACCA carries:
- a CDS encoding LacI family DNA-binding transcriptional regulator, with the translated sequence MAATIYDVAKKAGVGIGTVSRAINDSPHINPRTKARILHVAEELRYQPHALAQSLARKKTNTIASVVPFFTNYFFVELLKSVQHAISRSHFDLILYSVDRMNRRDSTLDRVLTERRCDGVLVISLGLMEGYAEKFIEAHLPIVLIDHLHDRIDSVAIANRAGALTATRHLIGLGHRRIGMINGHLSSYPAVLRQQGFKAALQEAGLPLDERALVICDARAGQHGFNEAAGYLAMQRLIAQNHPLPTALFVASDVQCLGVMRAAKEAGLRIPDDLALVGFDDIEFAKFVGLTTMRQPIAAMGRMAVTRLLDRILGTETGEFHRELEAELIIRESCGSRQAFHVRTEPSSIPVES
- a CDS encoding ATP-binding protein, whose protein sequence is MSSLRFKIGAGYYTLVAIILVLSLIAVISFFRISRSITPLLKENIPTAVASQNMLKALDEQIQDQTLMLRGDINLAYASYQGSRDRFLNWYQRALDASLPEPDTALLDSILYVYRVYLTNSEAFYRLCRDNSPLARPFHMDSIVPIEQRLRSQCLRVIELNQSLSTQTVEMTRAAMNHSIILVCTSAALALFFAFWSNAQVSRNVIKPAAALARTIRLISRGQLNQKIDITSNDEFAELSSEFNKMTERLRTYEEMNIHQLIAEKVKSETIVASIAEPLIVTDANHKLVLMNLAAAAMLGIPHDEIEGRPVAEVVKNKKLRRLLQSNELQLRETARSDFLLKMESGNSVTYYRPRQTIIADEAGNSQGIVTLFEDVTRFKDLERLKTEFIATVSHEFRTPLTSINMTIDILSQELLGPVTLRQRELLTNAKVDCSRLTKLVRELLDLSRLETGHYQMQMVPMDFSKMLHETLGPLRLPFEEKGITLICSLDELPLLFGDPQQLSYVITNLLNNALRHTPEGGRVEIHAAANAEELLISVTDTGSGIPLEAQSTIFDKFVQIKKESETTPGSVGLGLAIAKQVVEAHGGRIWVESEPGHGSAFHFTLPLRRNP